The Candidatus Thiodiazotropha endoloripes genome has a window encoding:
- the gcvH gene encoding glycine cleavage system protein GcvH, translated as MSNAPTDRRYAKSHEWIKDEGDGSLTIGITDHAQELLGDLVFVDLPEVGQSLDAGGDCAVVESVKAASDVYSPVSGEVIAINDALDGAPETINEDAFGDGWMFKVKASDMSELDGLLDAEGYDALVAEEE; from the coding sequence ATGAGTAATGCACCTACCGACCGCCGCTATGCGAAATCCCACGAATGGATAAAAGATGAAGGTGACGGCAGTCTGACCATTGGAATTACAGATCACGCGCAGGAGCTGCTGGGTGATCTGGTGTTTGTCGATCTACCGGAAGTCGGTCAGTCACTCGATGCCGGGGGCGATTGCGCGGTCGTTGAATCGGTCAAAGCGGCCTCGGATGTCTACAGTCCGGTTAGCGGTGAAGTGATTGCCATCAACGATGCGCTGGATGGCGCACCCGAGACGATCAATGAAGACGCCTTTGGTGATGGCTGGATGTTTAAAGTCAAAGCATCCGATATGTCTGAACTGGATGGCCTGCTGGATGCTGAGGGCTATGATGCCCTGGTGGCTGAGGAAGAGTAG
- the pepP gene encoding Xaa-Pro aminopeptidase, which yields MQMSEFKRRRRELMRMMGPGSIAILPTAPLLIRNRDVHFPYRPDSDFFYLTGFPEPEAVLVLIPGRKQAEYILFNRESDPVKELWDGARAGQEGACEKYAADDSFPIGDLNDILPRMLEQCERIFYVMGCNPKFDKRLSEWINEIRCESRSGVQGPVEIIALDHYLHEMRLYKSRSELKVMRQAARISAKAHKKVMQSCKPGVWEYQLEAEFVRECSHQGSRAQAYPPIVGAGANACTLHYIDNNCQAQAKQMLLIDAGCEYDYYASDITRSYPVNGRFSEPQRQLYELVLAAQDAAIEKVKPGNHWNDPHDAAVRTITRGLIKLGIIKGTLAKSIREEKYKPFFPHRTGHWLGMDVHDVGDYKVDGAWRMLEPGMALTIEPGLYIPTGSKGVAKKWWNIGIRIEDDVVVTKEGCEVLTKDVPKRVAEIESVMAT from the coding sequence ATGCAGATGAGTGAATTCAAGCGCCGTCGTCGTGAGCTGATGCGAATGATGGGGCCTGGCAGTATTGCGATTTTACCAACTGCACCACTCCTGATTCGTAACCGGGATGTCCACTTTCCCTACCGCCCGGATAGTGATTTTTTCTACCTGACCGGTTTTCCTGAACCTGAAGCGGTGCTGGTTTTGATACCTGGGCGTAAACAGGCCGAGTATATTCTGTTCAACCGGGAATCAGATCCGGTAAAGGAGCTATGGGATGGGGCGCGTGCAGGACAGGAAGGCGCCTGTGAAAAGTATGCTGCCGATGACTCATTCCCGATTGGGGATCTGAATGACATATTGCCGCGGATGTTGGAGCAGTGTGAGCGAATCTTCTATGTCATGGGCTGCAATCCGAAATTCGACAAACGACTCTCTGAGTGGATCAATGAGATTCGATGCGAATCACGTAGCGGTGTCCAGGGGCCGGTTGAGATTATTGCACTTGATCACTATCTGCACGAGATGAGGCTCTACAAGAGTCGCTCTGAGTTGAAGGTGATGAGGCAGGCTGCACGTATCTCAGCAAAAGCACATAAAAAGGTCATGCAGAGTTGTAAACCGGGTGTATGGGAGTATCAACTCGAAGCCGAGTTTGTCAGAGAGTGCAGCCATCAAGGTAGCCGGGCGCAAGCCTACCCACCAATTGTCGGAGCGGGCGCCAATGCCTGTACTCTGCACTACATCGATAACAACTGTCAGGCACAGGCAAAACAGATGCTGCTCATCGATGCGGGTTGTGAGTATGACTACTACGCCTCTGACATCACCCGCAGCTATCCGGTAAACGGTCGATTTTCAGAGCCGCAGCGTCAACTCTATGAGTTGGTATTGGCTGCCCAGGATGCCGCAATTGAAAAGGTCAAACCGGGTAATCACTGGAATGATCCGCATGATGCAGCGGTGAGGACGATCACCCGTGGCCTGATCAAGCTGGGGATCATCAAGGGAACCCTGGCAAAATCGATACGTGAAGAGAAATATAAACCCTTCTTTCCTCATCGTACCGGTCACTGGCTGGGTATGGATGTTCATGATGTTGGTGATTACAAAGTGGATGGGGCCTGGAGAATGCTCGAGCCAGGCATGGCGTTAACCATCGAACCCGGCCTCTATATTCCAACCGGTAGTAAGGGGGTTGCGAAGAAGTGGTGGAATATCGGGATACGTATTGAGGATGATGTGGTTGTCACCAAGGAGGGTTGCGAGGTGTTGACCAAAGATGTTCCAAAGCGTGTTGCAGAGATTGAATCGGTGATGGCCACATGA
- a CDS encoding histidine biosynthesis protein HisIE encodes MAKKKAAKKKATAKRATTTKKVAVKKRATKKKVATKKRVATKKKATKKKVAAKKRATKKRVVKKKATKKKVAKKKATKKKVAKKKVAKKKVAKKKATKKKVAKKKVAKKKVAKKKATKKKAAKKKVAAKKRPARPRKVTPRKKKAAS; translated from the coding sequence ATGGCGAAGAAAAAGGCCGCCAAAAAGAAGGCAACAGCGAAGCGTGCAACCACAACCAAGAAGGTAGCTGTTAAAAAGAGAGCTACCAAGAAGAAGGTGGCAACCAAGAAGAGAGTTGCTACCAAGAAAAAGGCAACCAAGAAGAAGGTAGCAGCGAAAAAGAGAGCTACCAAGAAGCGGGTTGTTAAGAAGAAGGCAACCAAAAAGAAGGTAGCCAAAAAGAAGGCAACCAAGAAAAAGGTCGCTAAGAAAAAGGTTGCCAAGAAGAAGGTCGCTAAGAAGAAGGCAACCAAGAAAAAGGTCGCTAAGAAAAAGGTTGCCAAGAAGAAGGTCGCTAAGAAAAAAGCTACCAAGAAAAAGGCAGCGAAGAAGAAGGTGGCTGCTAAAAAGAGGCCAGCCCGCCCTAGGAAAGTAACCCCTAGAAAGAAAAAGGCTGCTTCTTAG
- a CDS encoding UbiH/UbiF/VisC/COQ6 family ubiquinone biosynthesis hydroxylase, with product MTNSPSTVDLLIVGGGMVGSALACAMAEAGFEVTVIDVREPARSWPEDEVDLRVSALTRASQRILENLQAWPRMAEMRVSPYDKMEVWDAGGNGRIHFSAAEIGEMDLGHIVENRVTQLALWERLESYSNVQLRFPERISNLLLGESPEVVLQSGERLTAKLVVAADGRDSEIRHLAGIDTRGWEYDQHAIVATITPHRFHDNTARQRFMSSGPLALLPIDDGRCSIVWSTSPTHGESLMSLDDAGFCQELTQASEAVLGSIQAIGPRGLFPLRLEHAETYIQPGLALIGDAAHAMHPLAGQGVNLGLMDAMTLADVLTEAGAAGRSIGSMATLRRYERARKGANIAMLGAMDGFKRLFSNEVPPLRLIRNLGLNLADRSGFVKHQIMRRAMGMVGDRPRLAR from the coding sequence ATGACGAATTCCCCATCCACTGTCGACTTGCTGATTGTTGGTGGCGGGATGGTCGGCAGTGCCTTGGCATGTGCCATGGCGGAGGCCGGCTTTGAGGTCACGGTCATCGATGTCAGGGAGCCTGCTCGGAGCTGGCCCGAGGATGAGGTTGATCTGAGAGTTTCTGCATTGACCCGGGCCTCGCAACGAATCCTTGAAAACCTGCAGGCCTGGCCTCGGATGGCTGAAATGCGGGTCAGTCCCTATGACAAGATGGAAGTATGGGATGCCGGAGGAAACGGGCGGATACATTTCAGTGCCGCTGAGATCGGTGAGATGGATCTGGGGCATATCGTGGAAAACCGGGTGACCCAGCTGGCCCTTTGGGAGCGGCTGGAGTCCTATTCCAATGTTCAGCTGCGATTTCCGGAAAGAATCAGCAATCTGCTGTTGGGGGAGTCGCCGGAGGTTGTATTGCAAAGCGGTGAGCGGTTGACTGCCAAACTGGTTGTGGCAGCCGATGGCCGGGACTCCGAGATCAGACATCTGGCCGGAATCGATACCCGGGGTTGGGAGTATGATCAGCACGCCATCGTAGCCACCATTACCCCGCATCGGTTTCACGATAATACCGCTCGCCAGCGCTTCATGAGCTCAGGGCCGCTCGCTCTGTTACCGATTGATGATGGCCGCTGTTCCATTGTCTGGTCTACCAGTCCGACCCATGGTGAGTCATTGATGTCGCTGGATGATGCAGGTTTTTGTCAGGAGCTGACCCAGGCCAGTGAAGCGGTTTTGGGCTCGATTCAGGCGATTGGCCCCAGAGGTCTTTTTCCGCTGCGACTCGAACATGCGGAGACCTATATTCAGCCTGGCCTGGCACTTATCGGTGATGCGGCCCATGCCATGCATCCACTGGCGGGGCAGGGGGTCAATCTGGGTCTGATGGATGCCATGACCCTGGCCGATGTCTTGACCGAGGCGGGTGCGGCTGGCAGGTCGATCGGATCGATGGCTACACTGCGTCGTTACGAGCGGGCCAGGAAGGGGGCGAATATCGCAATGCTGGGCGCTATGGATGGATTTAAGCGGTTGTTTAGCAACGAAGTGCCGCCGCTGCGACTGATCCGAAACCTTGGTTTGAATCTTGCCGACCGTTCCGGGTTTGTGAAACACCAGATCATGCGGCGTGCGATGGGAATGGTCGGGGACAGGCCGAGGCTGGCCCGCTGA
- the ubiH gene encoding 2-octaprenyl-6-methoxyphenyl hydroxylase, whose amino-acid sequence MIDRLDILIVGGGMVGASLAHALSGHGYEIGVIEAWPLSSTSQPSYDDRVIALSWGSRLILQAMGVWQGIEAVAQPILDIHISDRGHFGFTRLNHRQEGVDALGYVVTARSLGNALLSELDRRQDVQLICPAQLKSFAVSGNGVEARVEQDGREQRINTRLLVAADGGDSLVRRFLSIPLKEKSYGQTAIIANLGCDRAHRSVAYERFTDTGPLALLPMTDDRLSMVWTAEDHQVAELMGLSDQAFLDRLQDRFGYRLGRLERLGKRVAYPLRLRQAEEQVRSRIALIGNAAHAIHPVTGQGFNLGLRDVAGLADLLVEAAKHGQDPGDLELLNEYRQWRERDQNRVAAITDSLARLFANPFGPLRLMRNLGLVGLDLMPGLKHQVARQFMGLNGRLSKLGRGVSL is encoded by the coding sequence ATGATTGATCGACTGGATATTCTGATCGTAGGCGGTGGTATGGTCGGCGCCAGCCTGGCCCATGCCTTGAGTGGACATGGCTATGAAATAGGTGTGATCGAGGCCTGGCCACTGAGTTCCACCAGTCAGCCCAGCTACGATGACCGGGTCATCGCACTCTCCTGGGGCAGTCGCCTGATTCTTCAGGCGATGGGTGTCTGGCAAGGTATCGAAGCTGTTGCTCAGCCGATTCTGGATATTCATATCTCGGATCGGGGGCACTTCGGTTTCACTCGATTGAATCACCGCCAGGAAGGGGTCGATGCCTTGGGTTATGTGGTGACGGCAAGGTCGCTCGGCAATGCGTTGTTGAGCGAACTGGATAGACGTCAGGATGTGCAGCTGATCTGTCCTGCACAGTTGAAGAGTTTCGCCGTTTCAGGCAACGGTGTGGAGGCGAGGGTAGAGCAGGATGGTCGTGAGCAACGAATCAATACCCGCTTGCTGGTTGCTGCGGATGGTGGGGATTCACTGGTCCGTCGCTTTCTGTCGATTCCTCTGAAAGAGAAAAGCTATGGGCAGACGGCCATAATCGCCAACCTCGGTTGTGATCGTGCCCATCGGTCTGTCGCCTATGAGCGCTTCACCGATACCGGTCCTTTAGCCTTGTTGCCGATGACGGATGATCGTCTCTCTATGGTATGGACGGCTGAAGATCACCAGGTGGCGGAGTTGATGGGGCTGAGTGATCAGGCCTTTCTGGACCGTTTACAGGATCGCTTTGGTTACCGGCTGGGCAGGTTGGAGCGGTTGGGTAAACGGGTGGCCTATCCACTGCGGCTGCGTCAGGCTGAAGAGCAGGTCAGGTCGCGCATTGCCTTGATCGGTAATGCGGCCCATGCGATACACCCGGTAACCGGACAGGGATTCAATCTTGGGTTGCGGGATGTTGCTGGATTGGCGGATCTGTTGGTTGAGGCGGCAAAACATGGTCAGGACCCTGGAGATCTTGAACTGCTGAATGAGTATCGGCAATGGCGAGAGAGGGATCAGAATCGGGTGGCTGCGATTACTGACAGTCTGGCGCGATTGTTTGCAAACCCGTTCGGGCCTCTGCGACTCATGCGAAACCTCGGCTTGGTGGGTCTCGATCTGATGCCTGGACTCAAACATCAGGTCGCCAGGCAGTTCATGGGTCTGAATGGACGATTATCAAAACTTGGCAGAGGAGTATCACTATGA
- the gcvT gene encoding glycine cleavage system aminomethyltransferase GcvT, with the protein MNKQTVLYPKHQQMGAKLVPFGGWDMPLHYGSQLQEHHQVRQDAGMFDVSHMTVVDLQGPGVKSYLRHLLANDVDRLKNEGKALYSCMLNEQGGVVDDLIVYYLGDEWYRMVVNAATTEKDLAWMEKQSAGFDLKLTPRRDLAMIAVQGPNAKAKTLPLLSEKLQQAGELKPFNALDDGDWFVASTGYTGEDGFEIMVPGDQAANFWQALSDAGVAPCGLGARDTLRLEAGMNLYGTDMDEEISPLEAGLAWTVAWEPADRQFIGRGPLEAQRKNPQKKKFIGLVLTGRGVLRNHLKLFNGEQEIGEITSGGFSPTLERSIAFARVSPDVGESCDVEIRGKRVPAQVVKPPFARQGKAVLAL; encoded by the coding sequence ATGAACAAACAGACCGTCCTCTATCCCAAGCATCAACAGATGGGAGCCAAACTGGTGCCCTTCGGTGGCTGGGATATGCCTCTACACTATGGTTCCCAGCTTCAGGAGCACCATCAGGTGCGTCAGGATGCGGGCATGTTCGATGTTTCACACATGACCGTGGTCGATCTGCAGGGCCCCGGAGTCAAATCCTATCTTCGCCATCTGCTGGCCAACGACGTCGACCGCTTGAAGAATGAGGGTAAAGCGCTCTACTCCTGTATGCTCAATGAGCAGGGTGGTGTGGTGGATGACCTGATCGTCTACTACCTGGGTGACGAGTGGTATCGCATGGTGGTGAATGCGGCTACCACCGAGAAAGATCTGGCTTGGATGGAGAAGCAGTCTGCCGGATTTGATCTGAAGCTCACCCCGCGGCGTGACCTGGCGATGATTGCGGTACAGGGGCCGAATGCCAAGGCAAAGACTCTGCCGTTACTCTCGGAGAAATTACAGCAGGCTGGTGAGTTGAAGCCTTTCAATGCCTTGGACGATGGAGACTGGTTTGTCGCCAGTACTGGTTATACCGGTGAGGATGGCTTCGAAATCATGGTGCCTGGCGATCAGGCCGCAAACTTCTGGCAGGCATTGAGTGATGCGGGGGTAGCCCCCTGTGGTCTGGGTGCGAGGGATACCCTGCGTCTTGAGGCGGGTATGAATCTCTATGGTACCGACATGGATGAAGAGATCTCCCCGCTGGAGGCAGGACTCGCCTGGACGGTGGCCTGGGAGCCTGCAGATCGGCAGTTCATCGGTCGCGGACCCCTGGAAGCTCAACGCAAGAATCCACAGAAAAAGAAATTCATCGGTCTGGTCTTGACCGGACGCGGGGTGCTGCGTAACCATTTGAAACTGTTTAACGGAGAGCAGGAGATTGGTGAGATTACCTCAGGTGGCTTTTCGCCCACCCTGGAGCGATCCATCGCTTTTGCACGTGTATCGCCTGATGTTGGAGAGAGCTGTGATGTTGAGATTCGCGGCAAACGGGTTCCGGCACAGGTGGTGAAACCACCTTTCGCACGTCAGGGTAAAGCTGTCCTGGCGCTGTAA
- a CDS encoding UPF0149 family protein, producing the protein MLTTDQMPDYQRLEKLLGTMSADMGASELHGVISGLICAGSAEAPVDWIAAFIEAWPEGDLLAQETREMIGQLYYAARHQITQEELTFMPLLPEDDEVISTRAKALSEWCEGYLYGLGLAGVTEQMLSGDSKEAIQDLAHFTRLDYDQLESGEATEVAYVELQEFLKVVTLLMWEELFEIRGESNADE; encoded by the coding sequence ATGTTAACAACGGATCAAATGCCCGACTACCAACGCCTCGAAAAGCTACTGGGCACGATGAGTGCCGATATGGGAGCCAGTGAGTTGCACGGTGTCATCAGCGGATTGATTTGCGCCGGTTCTGCCGAGGCACCGGTGGATTGGATTGCAGCCTTTATAGAGGCTTGGCCGGAGGGGGATCTGCTGGCTCAGGAAACCCGGGAAATGATAGGGCAACTCTACTACGCTGCCAGGCATCAGATTACTCAGGAAGAGCTCACATTCATGCCTTTACTTCCTGAGGATGATGAAGTCATTTCCACCAGGGCCAAAGCATTGAGCGAATGGTGTGAAGGGTATCTGTATGGACTTGGGCTGGCCGGTGTGACCGAACAGATGCTGTCGGGTGATTCCAAAGAGGCGATTCAGGACCTGGCGCATTTTACCCGTCTGGATTATGACCAACTCGAGTCTGGTGAAGCGACTGAGGTGGCCTATGTGGAGTTACAGGAATTTTTGAAGGTGGTCACGCTGCTGATGTGGGAAGAGCTGTTCGAGATACGGGGGGAATCGAATGCAGATGAGTGA
- a CDS encoding cell division protein ZapA, with protein sequence MKSNTLPVTVSILDKEYRISCQPDERESLLQAAAYVDGQMREIRQAGRIIGTERIAVMTALNIANDLLLSQRTKEDGSQNISRRIKTLQEKIEIALNSTNQMEL encoded by the coding sequence GTGAAAAGCAACACCCTGCCTGTAACCGTCTCGATTCTCGACAAGGAATACCGTATATCCTGTCAACCGGATGAGCGTGAATCGCTGTTACAGGCGGCAGCTTATGTGGATGGCCAGATGCGCGAGATCCGTCAGGCCGGTCGGATCATCGGAACCGAACGCATCGCTGTAATGACCGCTCTGAATATTGCCAACGATTTACTGCTCAGCCAGAGAACCAAGGAAGATGGTTCACAAAACATCTCCCGCCGGATCAAAACACTTCAAGAGAAGATTGAGATCGCCCTCAATTCAACCAATCAGATGGAGCTTTAA
- the rpiA gene encoding ribose-5-phosphate isomerase RpiA — protein MNADELKKQAAKAALEYITGGIIGVGTGSTVNHFIDYLATVKGKIEGTVSSSEASTERLKQHGIPVLDLNSTGDLEVYIDGADESDHYLNLIKGGGGALTREKIIAGASKKFVCIADQSKLVDMLGTFPLPVEVIPMARSHVARQLVKLGGTPVWREGFTTDNGNVILDVHNLEIMKPREMEQQINAIAGVVTTGIFALRGADVLILGTEEGAKTVQPK, from the coding sequence ATGAATGCAGATGAACTAAAAAAACAGGCCGCAAAAGCTGCCTTGGAGTACATAACAGGCGGAATCATAGGCGTCGGTACCGGCTCCACAGTCAACCACTTTATCGACTACCTGGCCACAGTCAAAGGCAAAATCGAAGGCACAGTCTCCAGCTCAGAGGCCTCGACCGAGCGCTTGAAACAGCACGGCATACCCGTATTGGATCTCAACTCGACTGGCGATTTGGAAGTCTACATCGATGGTGCGGATGAGTCAGACCACTACCTCAATCTCATCAAAGGTGGCGGCGGCGCGCTGACCAGGGAAAAGATCATTGCCGGTGCGAGCAAGAAATTTGTCTGTATCGCGGACCAGAGCAAACTGGTTGATATGCTGGGCACCTTTCCACTGCCGGTCGAGGTCATCCCCATGGCCAGAAGCCATGTTGCCCGACAGCTGGTAAAGCTGGGCGGTACACCGGTTTGGCGCGAAGGGTTCACCACAGACAACGGTAATGTAATCCTGGATGTTCACAATCTGGAAATCATGAAGCCCAGAGAGATGGAACAACAGATCAATGCCATTGCCGGCGTTGTGACAACAGGTATATTTGCCTTACGCGGCGCGGATGTGTTGATTCTGGGAACTGAGGAAGGCGCCAAAACCGTGCAGCCGAAATAA
- a CDS encoding TIGR02449 family protein, with the protein MTEKETNNPTELDLQALEVRVEELIRACSYLKDENKSLRMRQDNLVAERAALIEKTELARTRVEAMITRLKSMETPQ; encoded by the coding sequence ATGACAGAAAAAGAGACAAATAATCCAACTGAACTGGATCTCCAGGCACTCGAAGTCCGGGTTGAGGAGCTGATTCGCGCCTGCTCCTACCTCAAAGACGAAAATAAGTCCCTTCGCATGAGGCAGGACAACCTTGTTGCTGAAAGAGCTGCATTGATCGAGAAAACCGAGCTGGCAAGAACTCGTGTCGAAGCCATGATAACCCGTCTCAAATCCATGGAAACACCCCAGTGA
- the ilvA gene encoding threonine ammonia-lyase, biosynthetic — protein sequence MPLPYIEKILRARVYDVARETPLDRISLLSARLDNQVYLKREDMQPVFSFKLRGAYNKMINLSEEKRNRGVIAASAGNHAQGVALAAQRLKIQALIVMPKTTPLIKVKSVRNFGAKIVLAGDSYDEAFARSQELAKEQNLTFIHPFDDPEVIAGQGTIGMEILRQHPTPPEAIFIPVGGGGLIAGIGAYIKYVYPQVKIIGVEPEDAPSLYTALKAKRRVKLKQVGIFADGVAVRQVGKENYRLARKVVDEVVLVNTDEICAAIKDIYDDTRTTAEPAGALSVAGLKHYVKREGCQGKDLIAINSGANINFDRLRHVAERAEFGERREALFAVQIPEQPGSFLRFCQLIGKRSITEFNYRYCNAVKAQIFVGIELSGGDKERESLFQRFQDKGYSIIDMTDNETAKLHIRYMVGGHAQGIEDESLIRFEFPERPGALLYFLSHLGKEWNISLFHYRNHGAAYGRVLMGIQVPPGEKGDFLRKLKRLEYVYWDETDNPAYRLFAGVSAD from the coding sequence ATGCCCTTGCCATATATAGAAAAGATTCTCCGCGCGCGCGTCTATGATGTTGCCCGAGAGACCCCGTTGGACCGCATCAGCTTGTTGTCGGCTCGTTTGGATAACCAGGTCTATCTGAAACGGGAGGATATGCAGCCGGTATTCTCCTTCAAACTTCGCGGCGCTTATAACAAGATGATCAATCTCAGCGAAGAGAAGCGTAACCGGGGGGTTATCGCTGCATCAGCGGGTAATCATGCGCAGGGCGTGGCACTGGCAGCTCAACGCTTGAAAATCCAGGCATTGATTGTGATGCCGAAGACAACGCCGCTTATCAAAGTGAAGTCTGTGAGAAATTTTGGGGCAAAGATTGTCCTGGCCGGAGACTCCTACGATGAGGCCTTCGCCCGCTCCCAGGAGTTGGCCAAAGAGCAGAATTTGACCTTTATCCATCCGTTTGACGATCCTGAGGTGATTGCGGGCCAAGGCACTATTGGAATGGAGATATTAAGACAGCATCCGACACCGCCAGAAGCTATTTTCATTCCAGTCGGTGGAGGTGGTTTGATTGCTGGTATCGGCGCCTACATCAAATATGTCTATCCACAAGTGAAGATCATCGGTGTAGAGCCTGAGGATGCACCGTCTCTCTATACGGCATTGAAGGCCAAGCGTCGGGTCAAGCTCAAACAGGTGGGAATCTTTGCTGATGGCGTTGCTGTTAGGCAGGTTGGCAAAGAGAACTATCGACTCGCGCGCAAGGTTGTGGATGAGGTTGTACTGGTCAATACCGATGAGATCTGCGCCGCGATCAAAGATATCTATGACGATACCCGAACTACTGCTGAGCCTGCGGGTGCACTCTCTGTTGCCGGTTTGAAGCACTATGTAAAACGGGAGGGTTGCCAGGGTAAGGATCTGATTGCGATCAACAGTGGTGCAAATATCAACTTTGACCGCTTACGGCATGTTGCGGAGCGTGCTGAATTTGGTGAGCGCAGGGAGGCCTTGTTTGCGGTGCAGATCCCTGAGCAGCCCGGAAGTTTTCTGCGTTTTTGTCAGTTGATCGGTAAGCGCAGCATAACGGAGTTCAACTATCGTTATTGCAATGCGGTTAAAGCTCAGATCTTTGTCGGTATCGAACTGAGTGGCGGTGACAAGGAGCGCGAATCCCTGTTTCAGCGTTTTCAGGATAAAGGTTATTCGATTATTGATATGACCGACAACGAGACCGCCAAGCTGCATATTCGATATATGGTAGGTGGTCATGCTCAAGGCATTGAAGATGAGAGTCTGATACGTTTTGAATTTCCGGAGAGGCCCGGGGCGCTGCTCTACTTTCTCAGTCATCTGGGTAAAGAGTGGAATATCAGTCTGTTTCACTACCGTAACCATGGTGCTGCCTATGGGCGTGTGTTGATGGGAATCCAGGTTCCGCCAGGTGAAAAAGGGGATTTTTTACGTAAATTGAAGAGGTTGGAGTACGTCTACTGGGACGAGACAGACAATCCTGCATACAGATTGTTTGCAGGTGTCAGTGCAGACTGA
- a CDS encoding 5-formyltetrahydrofolate cyclo-ligase: MQTSQLRQQIKAERRQLSLQTRTQHSLQLLDHAKNYKPFRQSRRIAFYHAVNGEIDPTPLLEEALRSGKTPYLPILRHDASIGLWFAPYTDKAKLKLNRFGIPEPTVVHRKLIKPWSLDMVFVPLVAFDDHGHRMGMGGGFYDRTFAFKLQRRHLTGPTMVGLAHNLQHRPVINSNPWDIPLDCVITESHLYKF; the protein is encoded by the coding sequence ATGCAGACTTCACAACTCCGCCAACAGATCAAGGCTGAACGCCGTCAACTCAGCCTACAGACCCGTACACAGCACAGTCTGCAACTGCTGGACCATGCGAAAAACTACAAACCTTTCAGACAGAGCAGACGCATTGCCTTCTATCATGCCGTCAACGGTGAAATTGATCCGACGCCGCTGCTTGAAGAAGCACTGAGGAGCGGAAAAACCCCCTACCTGCCGATCCTCAGGCATGATGCATCCATCGGCCTATGGTTCGCACCCTATACTGACAAGGCCAAGCTCAAGTTGAACCGGTTCGGTATTCCTGAGCCTACCGTAGTACACCGGAAGCTGATCAAACCATGGTCACTTGATATGGTCTTTGTACCACTGGTGGCATTTGACGATCATGGACATCGCATGGGTATGGGAGGTGGCTTCTATGACCGGACATTTGCCTTCAAACTGCAACGCAGACATCTCACAGGCCCAACCATGGTAGGACTGGCACATAATCTCCAACATCGACCGGTCATCAACTCCAACCCTTGGGACATTCCACTCGATTGCGTGATAACAGAGTCTCATCTTTACAAGTTCTAA